The window aaactgtggatatttatgtaaaatttttatgggattctataattataaacttcatcagggtcatcaaggctagtatagaacttggttttgcagctttttgtctagatacgagtatattaaacgtaattatgaacttaaaagccctattttgGCGGGTTCTATtttatggggcctaggtgaaataatggaccgatgttaactattttcaatagacttcgtctaccaaaaatatcatgtgccaaatttcattgcgttatctccaaaattgctacctgtagtttgattacaaggtttacacggACGGGCAGACGGATAAAAATCAAGTGATATTCAcagcaatttgaaaaatatagcCACACCATTTACAGGTCAAAAGTATTATTCAGACTTGTTTTAAACCTGACCATTTACAATCCAAGAAGTCGATTGTGTTCACATATTGCGCaaaaacgcaatatgtaatgaaaccatgaCACATTAAGAGAAAATACGAATGGAAAATTTAACAGTCGTATGAcgtttatttttggtttaatgtaaatgcaattttttttttcgtaaaatgtgcaaaaaaactCACATATATATATATNNNNNNNNNNNNNNNNNNNNNNNNNNNNNNNNNNNNNNNNNNNNNNNNNNNNNNNNNNNNNNNNNNNNNNNNNNNNNNNNNNNNNNNNNNNNNNNNNNNNATGTAAAcagtttaaaaacatatattagTATCatctttaaatcatttttagagtccgaccgaactcaaaatttcgtttgcTACCGAAaaccgaacttcggtaaatttgaaagttcggccgaacccgaactttgttaggttttcaaagttcggtgaacacgaactttttcttaaatgaaaaacgcaattatgattaaatagtaatacatttataatttcatataaattcgcaaatttcaatttgccgatttatatgaaattttgtttcacaaaaaaatttaagtataatttcataaaaatattttttagcctTTTATGAACGTTATGGAGGCCATCTcaaaatgtaaaccgattttgtccattttgaaaaccaatcaatctgcaacaatagtttaggtcctatcgttcttttaagagactgacagACATttctagatcgtttgagaataaggacctagaaaatttcaatgttacaaatgagatcaaaaattcatagtcgaaactagataattcaaattaaataattcacttttcttagcttttaaatcactgtttttcaaatcagccgaaaaaacgAATAGTTAAAAAGGCGTTTTGTACCTATTATACATAGGtacaaatttattgtacagcaaggatgtatgataacttctgtaaacaaattttcagcattttaataaaaatttacataaaattgctAAGAGAAAGACAAACTAAGTGATTCTTAAAACGATAAATTGACGATATTTCACAACAAACAAACTCTTATAAAGACTGATTTATgatgaataaaattataaaaaatcgaaataaaaataacttttaaatattcgtgtgttatttatttaaatatttcttaaatttaaaatttaccaaagttttgttttcattggtTTGTTTACGTATTCACATTTTAACCATATATTGTGAACATATCAACGAACTGTCATTTTTATTGCTCTCTTACTCTCTCATTGCAAGTTTTCAGAAGTACGAGAACGGAATCCAGTAACcaagatatattaataataaaaaattaatatgccTTGCTAGTaacaattgttacaaattatcgagtaCGCGAACATACCTAATATcgaattaaataataaagacgTTCTAAAGTAATATCTTCaatgttttgtgtaaataaatagtCAATATCGTCGCCCGGGGATTTAAGTGCTGTATACGCCAAAATGTATTCCAAGCAAATCGATGTTGAAGTTTAACATAATTTgtgattttttacattatattttggaattaagACTTTTAACGAAAAAATTGCATANNNNNNNNNNNNNNNNNNNNNNNNNNNNNNNNNNNNNNNNNNNNNNNNNNNNNNNNNNNNNNNNNNNNNNNNNNNNNNNNNNNNNNNNNNNNNNNNNNNNatattatagaaaattcaaaaagtaccttttgaaaaacgaaaaagtaccaaaaaatccccttttatgggttctcacctaatccgggctctacatacttaatttcatggtaTGTTCATggtaggttcaatattatagaaaattcaaaaagtaccttttgaaaaacgaaaaagtaccaaaaaatccccttttatgggttctaacttaagccagactccacatacttaatttcatgtttctagccaataacaaaacattagtgctgctctcgctctgctactcttgctctgctgctcttgctctgctttgcttttataaacaaattacaataacaatatttaccgtattgtttttgtattttgtttttgttttttgcagtttctgtcttagcatgaataaaaaatctaaattttatatgaaattttcagaggttgtctcggttttttgctcatatctccgttatttatggaccgattttgctgattttaaatagcgttcttgccggtcgtatgtctgatagaattatggaagaatcggatctcgcagatatctggggtcttctaaaaactgatttcaacaaacatacagacagacagacggacatggcttaatcatctccgctacctacaaggatccagaatatatatactttatagggtcggaaaattatattatagaaattacaaacggaatgacaaacttatatatacccttctcacgaaggtgaaggttataataataaaatgtatagcAGTCATAAATTGATAAGATAGTTAAAAAAACTATTCCAAGAAATTGAAAGATTGAAAGatgtaaaattgtttcttatgaattctttttttgtttttgtagcggaacaataacaattatactttaaaatagGGTTTCTTAataaaacctttaagaaaagttGGCAAAAATTGTGGTATGTTAATACAGTTCTCATTTCGTATGCAATATTGCATGTACATATAATTAAGTTtgtgtaattataccctacaccactttagtagtgTAGGTACTGTGCGCAATGTACTGGTCGCAATATTCAAGAAATTTTGCACATGCTCTTTTCTTGGcctaaggacgaagcctattgaaaatgaataaaatcggtCCACTATTTCGCCTAGCACCCATATACCGTACCCCCCGATTAGGCCCTTGGGCACATTATTACGtttaatgttctattatgtcaacaaaaatcggcaaaactatgttttatagaactttaaatgacactaccgattttttaatgatcgggcctcatttgaccctaatcaaactcagaaaatgatttgaagGTTAAAATTAACgctaataacacgattaaattttacagaaataactttgaagtagacgtaaattcatctaccaacatttataaggatttgcccatatttacccttgcTCTTCTGTGAGCTCTCTTGTAGAGAATCTCTTTGTTGgccaacaataagtaaaaatattctggattaaagttaaaatacaattaattgctttattttttaaaatgatctACAATGGTGTGGGGTATTATACGATCGTCTATGACcgactatacatacatacatttttattatattatcgaataaagaattacatttatacatattttgtaaaacaagtGAAACAGAAATTACGTAGTTGTTATACTGGtattttaagcttaaaaacTCGAGTTATGTCATCCCATTTTCTAATGGGatctttatatgggaggtaggatTGATTATCGACAGATCCTCATAATATTtggttccttaaaaatttttacatttcgaATTTCATTGTCATCCATACTTTTATAAGCCAGTTATCtgcattatagtaatttttggAAATCAGGCAGGAGGACGGacggctagatcgtcttagactCTAATTAGGATCTAATATTTCGatgtattacaaacggaatgacaaatacaatacaccATCTTAACatcgtatacatatatatatatcactAGTAAATCtacttagaaatttaaaataagttgaGATTGTACTAAGCTACTGACTAATAAGTGCATTTATGTGCTATCGTTTTTAGTATGATAATTACAACATGAttgtttctatatttatttgcagATATGTTTGgagcaaaaaaagttttgaagtgGCGATTTGAAACATGGAATGAACCAgatttaagaacatataataaactaaatttttcagTTGAAGGTATGTGTATGTGAGTACTTGACAAATGctgtttatttgcaaataaattaaacctCCTGTAGCAAGAAATTTCTTTATTGAATCCTATACATCTACCCACTACAAAATCATGTACCCGACTTGTTATCAATaagcatatattttttatattatgaaaggtttataaaacaaaatttcaatacgaaatttaaattataaatcgttaataaaataaaattttgtttatgaataaaggtggaagtttataaaatttaacacaaattttgttctataacCTTTGATAAAATGTTATCAATAAGAGAAAatcttaatgaaaaatattaaatataatctgTAGATTATCTTACATATATTCAATCCTTACACTTTGGACTCAAAATTGCTGGTACCAGACCCGTTGACAGTTTGCACATTCCTTTGAGAGGACCAGCAGGCCTATTCAAGACACGATCTCAGCATTTATTGTGTTGGAGTGTTTTGGAATTTTGCAATGAATATTTAGAAAGCTGTCCAATCGAAACTCTGACATATCACCGCAAGGGATCTGGAGAAAATGCATCTGTTGTTTTGCACAAttcaaagcttttattaaaaagaatctATGAAAAGTAtccaaatttacaaaaattaccaaTTTCTAATGAGTGAGCTAAAATTACTTGTATTCAAATTTgtaaatgttattaatataGACAATTACTTTGAAGTGAATCTGATCCCATCTCTGGTTGGTCTACACCTCGGAATTTTCAGGCAGATGTTCGCTATGCTGTAACAATAGTCAATATTATACTAGAGCACTGGAAAGCTAAATTGACACATACATTGTTTTCCAAATTGGAAACAATAAGTCATGATAATGCATTTCTCAGCTATCATCCATATGAATTTTCTCAGAGGACGCTATTGGCTCATTTTCGAATGAATAATACTATTCCGCCGCATTCGCAATTTATACAGAAACCCGTTTATGCTGCTTTGGGTCTTATGTCGCGCCTGGCAAATATGGCATCGGACGTATTGACAATTAAAACGATAAATGACAAtcgtataaatgttttaaaaactatagactCAGATATTCATCCACTGTATTATAGTTGGATCATCATACCGATACCAGACCCTACGGATGATGAAAAAATTTACGGAATCCGGGAATACATTATTTTACCACAAATCCAAGTGTGTAATAATGAAATTTACGCATTTATTATAGAATATATTGATCAAGGTCACACAAATCCATTCAATATTTGGTTAAATTTTAACAGTCCACCTTATCCCAATGCAACAATACGTGAAATGATGCGTCGCCAACAAACTCCCAAAATACTCAAAACTGGAATTTTAACTAATACTACACTCACAGTTGACCTGAGTAAATTTAAGTTTCCTTGGTTAATGTTGCTTAGAACATGTTCAATTTTAAAACCTCGTTTAAAATGTCCACAGAATCTTATACTTACGCCTGTGACAGATAATGAAGTATTACTTACGTGGCAAGAGATTGATCCAGCATCTGTACAGTGTCTCAAGACATATGACGTTTGGTTTAGAACAAATAATACGCAGccatggaaaaaaatttctgcTGATTGGCATCTACCATTTCCATCGTTTCACTTTGCACCTTCGGAAGGAATAAATGTTAATGGTAAGTGATGTTGACTAAATAtaacattattaataataagTTCAGTAAATTCAAACTGAGAAATCCAAATGTATATTCTAAGACTGGAGATGATAAATCCATGGATACAACTATCTAGACCagttattttaaactaaagtttCGCATAGTAGTTCAGTGTTGGTCCCAGAGGGTTAAAGGAAATcatcttttgagaaaaaagagAGTATatcgatttttatcctttttgtcctttataaaatttttgctacgATTAATAGGAGAAAAGTTACACTCAATTAAGCTAGATTAGATTCGAACCTTGACATTGGTGACCACCCATTTGTCACTACAATAGGTTGATATTCGAAGAATACGTGaatttttgctaggaccaatagGAGAAAAGTTACACTTAGTTAAGCTAGATTAGGTTCGAACCTTGACATAGGTGACAGGGAAAGGATAGTAAAACGACCCATTTGTCACTATAATAAGTTGATATTCGAAAGAATACGTGATATCATTAACCAGTTCTGGAATAGTAGATTGGATTACAAAATATTCAACTTGATATGGGTGTTACCAAAATACTTATACGGTACAGAACCTCAGGCTGGAATGGCTAGGGAATACTTTCCATGGCGAACTGGGGGATATAGAGGGACTTAACCCTCACAGTCTACTACGTTTTATCAAGGCTCTGGATGCTAGATATTCCATCAactgaaacatatttaagatatgaatGGGCTCTTACAGCCGAACTAATAACTTGAGACGAAcaggccaaaagcggttatagcaCACGTTTGACTTGACTTCGATTGTATATAGTAGAAAACGAAaagctctttttcttcttagaTTTATTTTCAACTCTTGATCCTCTTTGTCTAAAATATTGAGAGATAATCCGATATTTTCTTTGGAGAGATCAATACTTTCTTTACTTTACTTTCGTCGAAATATGATCCAAATATCATGGAAGTGACATTTCCCTAGATAACATTCCTCACAAACACTCATTGACAaattctatatatgtatttcgTTTAGGAAACCTAGTTTCTAAACATCGGACGATAATATATTCATTGATCACTGTATACCGTTTTTTTTCTtcgtatttcttcagattttcTGAAGCATACATTCTCCAAGAGCTGcatttactactcataacatttatagaacaaataatactaaaaaattaaaaatgtaatgattttaatataaataagtttatttttaagctccgccaaaaacataaatacttaattatatttaaatataaatttatagtgAAAAGCTAATACATATTATATTActtgaattaatatttttattaattttcttttaaggtTTTTACAAAGTACGTGGAATTGATATATTTAACAACACCAGTTTATTTTCAACTCAAGTACAGTACATTGAAATCAAATAATGCAACAATTCtagtgaaataaattaatagatttaccaaaaaaaaatattgtaagtttaTTTAGTAGTAAATATCTTAGTTTagctttaatataattaaattacaagcaacaaagtaaaaatatgcatttgtaatccttttaaaaagttattaaaaccaATACATGTATGCAATGTAAGAAATCTATGTCGTCACCTGAAACGCAAAGGGCCCTAACCAACcatcaatttaaaattgatttaattgttGATTCTAATGTATtgcatttaaa of the Lucilia cuprina isolate Lc7/37 chromosome 2, ASM2204524v1, whole genome shotgun sequence genome contains:
- the LOC111676858 gene encoding alpha-L-iduronidase, with translation MASSLMVIVGALSLSNLHRYNYTCDTPYYKFPKFWTNTGLCPAGKIIHDDIKNSLLSDAMQMNLLYISALPTGAITHIRIHWLLELLQFEQYTQSGVPIYDFNVLDKFLMDLDEINLNPVIEFMANLSNVFLKNPTQNDFYWENLSYQVAKHYLNMFGAKKVLKWRFETWNEPDLRTYNKLNFSVEDYLTYIQSLHFGLKIAGTRPVDSLHIPLRGPAGLFKTRSQHLLCWSVLEFCNEYLESCPIETLTYHRKGSGENASVVLHNSKLLLKRIYEKYPNLQKLPISNDESDPISGWSTPRNFQADVRYAVTIVNIILEHWKAKLTHTLFSKLETISHDNAFLSYHPYEFSQRTLLAHFRMNNTIPPHSQFIQKPVYAALGLMSRLANMASDVLTIKTINDNRINVLKTIDSDIHPLYYSWIIIPIPDPTDDEKIYGIREYIILPQIQVCNNEIYAFIIEYIDQGHTNPFNIWLNFNSPPYPNATIREMMRRQQTPKILKTGILTNTTLTVDLSKFKFPWLMLLRTCSILKPRLKCPQNLILTPVTDNEVLLTWQEIDPASVQCLKTYDVWFRTNNTQPWKKISADWHLPFPSFHFAPSEGINVNGFYKVRGIDIFNNTSLFSTQVQYIEIK